One Actinomycetes bacterium genomic window, GCGCCGTGCAGGCGGCCGGCGGGCACCCCGTGGTCCTCCCACCGGATGCCGACGCTGCCGCGGTGCTGCCGCGGCTCGACGCCCTGGTGCTCAGCGGCGGGGCTGACCTCGACCCTGGTCGCTACGGGGCCACGGCCGGTCCGGAGACCTCAGACGTCCGCAACGACCAGGACGATGCCGAGCTGGACCTCCTGGTGGCCGCCCTCGACCATCGGGTCCCCGTGCTGGGCATCTGCCGGGGCCTTCAGCTGCTCGCGGTCGCCAGCGGCGGTCGGCTGCACCAGCACCTGCCGGCGACCCCAGGGCACGAGCAGCACGGGGGGCACGGCGGTGAGTGGACCGAGCACGAGGTCACCCTCGTCCCCGGAACCCGGCTGCACGGTCTGCTGGGCGAGCGCGTCCTGGCCAACTCCGGGCACCACCAAGGGATCGCCGACGCCGGTCACCTGGTCGTCTCCGGGCACTCCCCCGACGGCCTGATTGAGGCGGCCGAGGTCGACACCGGCCGGCACCCGTTCGCCGTCGGCGTCCAGTGGCACCCGGAGATGACCGGTGACCCCCGGCTGTTCGAGGCCCTCGTCGGGGTGGCCCTGGTGCGATCATGAGGGCATGCGTCCGCTGATCGGCATCACGTCCTACGTCGAGCAGGCCCGCTGGGGGGTCTGGGACACGACCGCCGCGCTGGTCCCG contains:
- a CDS encoding gamma-glutamyl-gamma-aminobutyrate hydrolase family protein (Members of this family of hydrolases with an active site Cys residue belong to MEROPS family C26.); its protein translation is MRPLVGITASFDRATWSLWRDEVALVPAAYVRAVQAAGGHPVVLPPDADAAAVLPRLDALVLSGGADLDPGRYGATAGPETSDVRNDQDDAELDLLVAALDHRVPVLGICRGLQLLAVASGGRLHQHLPATPGHEQHGGHGGEWTEHEVTLVPGTRLHGLLGERVLANSGHHQGIADAGHLVVSGHSPDGLIEAAEVDTGRHPFAVGVQWHPEMTGDPRLFEALVGVALVRS